The DNA region TAGACCGGCGACCGCTCCCCCACGGGCCATGAACCGGCCCGATACGCATGAAGGGCGCCCCACCTCTCGGTGGGGCGCCCTTCATGGCTCGGACCGGGACGACACCCGGACCAGTCGATCAGTGGATCACTTGATGATCTTGGTGACCTGACCGGCGCCGACGGTGCGGCCGCCCTCGCGGATCGCGAACCGCAGGCCCTCGTCCATGGCGACCGGCTGGATGAGCTCGACGCTCATCTCGGTGTTGTCGCCCGGCATGACCATCTCGGTGCCCTCGGGGAGGGTCACGACGCCGGTCACGTCCGTGGTGCGGAAGTAGAACTGCGGACGGTAGTTGTTGAAGAACGGCGTGTGGCGGCCGCCCTCGTCCTTGGACAGGATGTACGCCTGACCCTCGAACGTGGTGTGGGGGGTGTAGGCGCCCGGCTTGATGACGACCTGGCCACGCTCGACGTCCTCGCGCTTGAGGCCACGGACGAGCAGACCGACGTTGTCGCCGGCCTCGCCGTAGTCGAGCAGCTTACGGAACATCTCGATGCCCGTGATGGTGGTCTTGGTGGCCTTCTCCTTGATGCCGATGAGCTCGACATCCTCGTTCACGTTGATCTGGCCACGCTCGATACGACCCGTGACGACGGTGCCGCGACCGGTGATCGTGAAGACGTCCTCGACGGGCATGAGGAACGGCTTGTCGGTCTCACGCTCGGGGTCCGGGACGGAGTCGTCGCAGGCCTGCATGAGGTCGCGGATCGCCTGGACCCACTTCTCGTCACCCTCGAGCGCCTTGAGCGCCGAGATGTGGACGACCGGGGCGTCCTCGTCGAACTCCTGCGAGGCCAGCAGCTCGCGGACCTCCATCTCGACGAGCTCGAGGATCTCCTCGTCGTCGACCATGTCGCACTTGTTCAGGGCGACGAGGATGTAGGGCACACCCACCTGGCGGGCGAGCAGCACGTGCTCACGCGTCTGCGGCATGGGGCCGTCGGTGGCCGCCACGACGAGGATCGCGCCGTCCATCTGGGCGGCACCGGTGATCATGTTCTTGATGTAGTCGGCGTGACCGGGGGCGTCGACGTGCGCGTAGTGGCGCTTCTCGGTCTGGTACTCGACGTGGGAGATGTTGATCGTGATACCACGAGCCTTCTCCTCCGGCGCCTTGTCGATCTCGTCGAACGCGAAGGCGTCGTTGAGGTCGGGGTAGGTGTCCGCCA from Dietzia sp. B32 includes:
- the tuf gene encoding elongation factor Tu, which codes for MAKAKFERTKPHVNIGTIGHVDHGKTTTTAAITKVLADTYPDLNDAFAFDEIDKAPEEKARGITINISHVEYQTEKRHYAHVDAPGHADYIKNMITGAAQMDGAILVVAATDGPMPQTREHVLLARQVGVPYILVALNKCDMVDDEEILELVEMEVRELLASQEFDEDAPVVHISALKALEGDEKWVQAIRDLMQACDDSVPDPERETDKPFLMPVEDVFTITGRGTVVTGRIERGQINVNEDVELIGIKEKATKTTITGIEMFRKLLDYGEAGDNVGLLVRGLKREDVERGQVVIKPGAYTPHTTFEGQAYILSKDEGGRHTPFFNNYRPQFYFRTTDVTGVVTLPEGTEMVMPGDNTEMSVELIQPVAMDEGLRFAIREGGRTVGAGQVTKIIK